The Sulfurihydrogenibium sp. YO3AOP1 genome has a window encoding:
- a CDS encoding NYN domain-containing protein, whose translation MNKKIYNNQRVAIFVDIQNLYYSARDTFNRKVNFESILYKTLGDRILVRAFAYIVKLQGVDQKGFINTLKHIGYQVREKEPKIFKRLDEEGNLWTTIKADWDMGRLVNNFVSGLKTFY comes from the coding sequence TTGAACAAAAAGATATATAACAATCAAAGAGTTGCTATATTTGTAGACATACAGAATCTATATTATTCAGCAAGGGATACATTTAATAGAAAAGTAAATTTTGAAAGCATCCTTTATAAAACTCTTGGAGACAGGATTTTAGTTAGAGCCTTTGCTTATATAGTGAAACTACAAGGTGTTGACCAAAAAGGATTTATAAACACGCTTAAACATATAGGCTATCAAGTTAGAGAAAAGGAGCCAAAAATATTTAAAAGATTGGATGAAGAAGGTAATCTTTGGACAACAATTAAAGCAGATTGGGACATGGGGAGACTTGTCAATAATTTTGTGTCTGGACTGAAAACTTTTTATTAA
- a CDS encoding dUTP diphosphatase, which yields MKEKVNECLKLQDELNKKIDINWKNIRTKEDFFRAIWLECAESVESLPWKWWKKIEPDIENLEIELADIFHFVLSLVLMERNPNLSYFYKGLNKDFSDLKDIEGDYINHYLAQKYKEEENTKIYIYLIERIAEKALRQDLKGVLFFFGMVVSEVFNFDKLYLLYIGKNILNHIRQEKGYKSGNYQKVIGGLEDNKYLLNVIKEVGSKDELEEKLRNVFNNLEVKSNE from the coding sequence TTGAAAGAGAAAGTAAATGAATGTTTAAAACTGCAAGATGAACTTAACAAAAAGATTGATATAAATTGGAAAAATATAAGAACAAAAGAAGACTTTTTTAGAGCTATATGGCTTGAATGTGCTGAATCTGTTGAATCTTTGCCTTGGAAATGGTGGAAAAAGATTGAACCAGATATAGAAAATCTTGAAATTGAACTTGCTGATATATTTCATTTTGTTTTATCATTGGTTCTTATGGAGAGAAACCCGAATTTAAGTTATTTTTACAAAGGTTTAAACAAAGACTTCTCAGATTTAAAAGATATAGAAGGTGATTATATTAACCATTATTTAGCACAAAAGTATAAAGAAGAAGAAAATACGAAAATTTACATCTATTTGATAGAAAGAATAGCAGAAAAAGCCTTAAGGCAAGATTTAAAAGGCGTGTTATTTTTCTTTGGTATGGTTGTCTCGGAAGTCTTTAATTTTGATAAATTATACCTTCTTTATATCGGCAAAAATATACTCAATCATATAAGACAAGAAAAAGGTTATAAATCTGGAAACTATCAAAAAGTAATTGGTGGCTTAGAGGATAACAAATATTTATTAAATGTAATCAAAGAAGTAGGCTCAAAAGATGAACTTGAAGAAAAGTTAAGAAATGTTTTTAATAATTTAGAGGTAAAAAGCAATGAATGA
- a CDS encoding NYN domain-containing protein: MGIAIDAIALSEKIDVAILTTGDGDFKDLVKYLQTKGVKVEIAAFKQTTAKELIEVADEFIDLTTFGEDIFL; encoded by the coding sequence ATGGGAATAGCAATAGATGCTATAGCTTTATCTGAAAAGATAGATGTAGCCATACTTACGACGGGAGATGGAGATTTTAAAGACCTTGTAAAATACTTACAAACAAAAGGTGTAAAAGTAGAAATTGCAGCATTTAAACAAACAACAGCTAAAGAGTTAATAGAAGTTGCAGACGAATTTATAGATTTGACAACATTTGGCGAAGATATTTTCTTGTAA
- a CDS encoding 1,4-alpha-glucan branching protein domain-containing protein has protein sequence MKGYWMPVLHSHLPFVKHPEYEYFLEEHWLFEAITETYIPLLMRFKKLEEEGVDFRITTSITPPLAYMLSDRLLIEKYKKYLDKMLSLTEKEIKRTRASETFNKLANFYNKLFTYIKDFFYGFLNQNVLNGYRYFEEKGYIEIITCNATHGFLPLLQPEIQSVERQIELAIKTHEKFFGKKPKGIWLAECAYYDGLDSILAKHGIEYFFLDSHGLLFGKPTPRYGVFAPIYTPSKVAAFGRDPESSKQVWSAKEGYPGDPNYRDFYRDIGFDLEFDYIKDYISPDGIRVYTGIKYYRVTGDVDLAHKQPYDPDKAKEMTKVHAGHFHISREKQMEHLGKFMDRLPLIVSPYDAELFGHWWFEGPEFLYNLFKEIDKHKQFKAITPSEYLNIYPENQVIRPSPSSWGDKGYYEVWINPKNHWVYRYLHQMERDLESLKSKYNNQRVLKQLEVQLLLAQSSDWTFLITTETAQQYATNRLKEHISHFYTLKEQLEMGKIDKEYLEFLEYKYSIFG, from the coding sequence ATGAAAGGCTACTGGATGCCAGTATTACATTCCCACTTGCCATTTGTAAAACACCCAGAATATGAATACTTTCTTGAAGAACATTGGCTTTTTGAAGCTATAACAGAAACATACATACCACTTTTGATGAGATTTAAGAAGCTTGAAGAAGAAGGTGTAGATTTTAGAATAACAACCTCTATCACTCCACCTTTAGCATATATGCTATCAGACCGGCTGCTGATTGAAAAGTACAAAAAATATCTTGACAAAATGCTATCCCTTACAGAAAAAGAAATCAAGAGAACAAGAGCAAGTGAAACATTTAACAAGCTGGCAAATTTTTATAACAAGCTGTTTACTTATATTAAAGATTTTTTTTACGGATTTTTAAATCAAAATGTTTTAAACGGTTATAGATATTTTGAAGAAAAAGGATATATAGAAATAATTACTTGCAATGCAACCCATGGGTTCTTGCCTTTACTTCAACCAGAAATTCAATCTGTAGAGAGACAAATTGAGCTTGCAATCAAAACTCACGAAAAATTTTTTGGGAAAAAGCCAAAAGGCATTTGGCTTGCAGAATGTGCATATTACGATGGACTTGATAGTATATTAGCTAAGCATGGAATAGAGTATTTCTTTTTAGATTCTCATGGATTGCTTTTTGGAAAGCCAACTCCAAGATACGGCGTTTTTGCACCTATTTATACACCATCAAAAGTGGCAGCATTTGGAAGGGACCCAGAGTCTTCAAAGCAAGTATGGAGTGCAAAGGAAGGATACCCAGGAGACCCTAACTACAGAGACTTTTATAGAGATATAGGTTTTGACCTTGAATTTGATTATATCAAAGACTATATAAGCCCGGATGGAATTAGAGTTTATACAGGAATAAAATATTACAGAGTAACCGGAGATGTTGACCTTGCCCACAAACAACCATATGACCCAGATAAGGCAAAAGAGATGACAAAGGTTCATGCTGGACATTTTCATATATCAAGAGAAAAACAAATGGAACATCTTGGCAAATTTATGGATAGACTGCCGTTAATAGTTTCTCCTTACGATGCAGAACTGTTTGGCCATTGGTGGTTTGAAGGACCAGAATTTTTATATAATCTTTTTAAAGAAATTGATAAACATAAACAATTTAAAGCAATTACCCCATCTGAATATCTGAACATATATCCAGAAAACCAAGTAATTAGACCATCTCCATCATCGTGGGGAGATAAGGGATACTATGAAGTATGGATAAATCCAAAAAATCACTGGGTTTATAGATATTTACATCAAATGGAAAGAGATTTAGAAAGCTTAAAATCTAAATATAACAATCAAAGAGTCTTAAAGCAGCTAGAGGTTCAGCTCCTGCTGGCTCAAAGCAGTGATTGGACATTTTTAATAACAACAGAAACAGCCCAGCAGTATGCAACAAACAGATTGAAAGAACATATAAGCCATTTTTACACATTGAAAGAACAGTTAGAGATGGGTAAAATAGATAAAGAGTATTTAGAATTTTTAGAGTATAAATACAGTATTTTTGGGTAA